Proteins found in one Papio anubis isolate 15944 chromosome 13, Panubis1.0, whole genome shotgun sequence genomic segment:
- the TPM2 gene encoding tropomyosin beta chain isoform X1, protein MDAIKKKMQMLKLDKENAIDRAEQAEADKKQAEDRCKQLEEEQQALQKKLKGTEDEVEKYSESVKEAQEKLEQAEKKATDAEADVASLNRRIQLVEEELDRAQERLATALQKLEEAEKAADESERGMKVIENRAMKDEEKMELQEMQLKEAKHIAEDSDRKYEEVARKLVILEGELERSEERAEVAESKCGDLEEELKIVTNNLKSLEAQADKYSTKEDKYEEEIKLLEEKLKEAETRAEFAERSVAKLEKTIDDLEDEVYAQKMKYKAISEELDNALNDITSL, encoded by the exons ATGGACGCCATCAAGAAGAAGATGCAGATGCTGAAGCTGGACAAGGAGAACGCCATCGACCGCGCCGAGCAGGCCGAAGCCGACAAGAAACAAGCTGAGGACCGCTGCAAGCAG ctggaggaggagcagcaggcCCTCCAGAAGAAGCTGAAGGGGACAGAGGATGAGGTGGAAAAGTATTCTGAATCCGTGAAGGAGGCCCAGGAGAAACTGGAGCAGGCCGAGAAGAAGGCCACTGAT GCTGAGGCAGATGTGGCCTCTCTGAACCGCCGCATTCAGCTGGTTGAGGAGGAGCTGGACCGGGCCCAGGAGCGCCTGGCTACAGCCctgcagaagctggaggaggccgAGAAGGCGGCTGATGAGAGCGAGAG AGGAATGAAGGTCATTGAAAACCGGGCCATGAAGGACGAGGAGAAGATGGAGCTGCAGGAGATGCAGCTGAAGGAGGCCAAGCACATCGCTGAGGATTCAGACCGCAAATACGAAGAG gtggccaggAAGCTGGTGATCCTGGAAGGAGAGCTGGAGCGCTCGGAGGAGAGAGCTGAGGTGGCTGAGAG TAAATGTGGGGACCTAGAGGAGGAGCTGAAAATTGTTACCAACAACTTGAAATCCCTGGAGGCCCAGGCGGACAAG TATTCcaccaaagaagataaatatgAAGAGGAGATCAAACTGTTGGAGGAGAAGCTGAAGGAG GCTGAGACCCGAGCAGAGTTTGCTGAGAGGTCTGTGGCAAAGTTGGAGAAAACCATTGATGACCTAGAAG ATGAAGTCTATGCCCAGAAGATGAAGTACAAGGCCATTAGCGAGGAACTGGACAACGCACTCAATGACATCACCTCCCTCTGA
- the TPM2 gene encoding tropomyosin beta chain isoform X3, with protein sequence MDAIKKKMQMLKLDKENAIDRAEQAEADKKQAEDRCKQLEEEQQALQKKLKGTEDEVEKYSESVKEAQEKLEQAEKKATDAEADVASLNRRIQLVEEELDRAQERLATALQKLEEAEKAADESERGMKVIENRAMKDEEKMELQEMQLKEAKHIAEDSDRKYEEVARKLVILEGELERSEERAEVAESRARQLEEELRTMDQALKSLMASEEEYSTKEDKYEEEIKLLEEKLKEAETRAEFAERSVAKLEKTIDDLEDEVYAQKMKYKAISEELDNALNDITSL encoded by the exons ATGGACGCCATCAAGAAGAAGATGCAGATGCTGAAGCTGGACAAGGAGAACGCCATCGACCGCGCCGAGCAGGCCGAAGCCGACAAGAAACAAGCTGAGGACCGCTGCAAGCAG ctggaggaggagcagcaggcCCTCCAGAAGAAGCTGAAGGGGACAGAGGATGAGGTGGAAAAGTATTCTGAATCCGTGAAGGAGGCCCAGGAGAAACTGGAGCAGGCCGAGAAGAAGGCCACTGAT GCTGAGGCAGATGTGGCCTCTCTGAACCGCCGCATTCAGCTGGTTGAGGAGGAGCTGGACCGGGCCCAGGAGCGCCTGGCTACAGCCctgcagaagctggaggaggccgAGAAGGCGGCTGATGAGAGCGAGAG AGGAATGAAGGTCATTGAAAACCGGGCCATGAAGGACGAGGAGAAGATGGAGCTGCAGGAGATGCAGCTGAAGGAGGCCAAGCACATCGCTGAGGATTCAGACCGCAAATACGAAGAG gtggccaggAAGCTGGTGATCCTGGAAGGAGAGCTGGAGCGCTCGGAGGAGAGAGCTGAGGTGGCTGAGAG CCGAGCCAGACAGCTGGAGGAGGAACTTCGAACCATGGACCAGGCCCTCAAGTCCCTGATGGCCTCAGAGGAGGAG TATTCcaccaaagaagataaatatgAAGAGGAGATCAAACTGTTGGAGGAGAAGCTGAAGGAG GCTGAGACCCGAGCAGAGTTTGCTGAGAGGTCTGTGGCAAAGTTGGAGAAAACCATTGATGACCTAGAAG ATGAAGTCTATGCCCAGAAGATGAAGTACAAGGCCATTAGCGAGGAACTGGACAACGCACTCAATGACATCACCTCCCTCTGA
- the TPM2 gene encoding tropomyosin beta chain isoform X4: MDAIKKKMQMLKLDKENAIDRAEQAEADKKQAEDRCKQLEEEQQALQKKLKGTEDEVEKYSESVKEAQEKLEQAEKKATDAEADVASLNRRIQLVEEELDRAQERLATALQKLEEAEKAADESERGMKVIENRAMKDEEKMELQEMQLKEAKHIAEDSDRKYEEVARKLVILEGELERSEERAEVAESRARQLEEELRTMDQALKSLMASEEEYSTKEDKYEEEIKLLEEKLKEAETRAEFAERSVAKLEKTIDDLEETLASAKEENVEIHQTLDQTLLELNNL; this comes from the exons ATGGACGCCATCAAGAAGAAGATGCAGATGCTGAAGCTGGACAAGGAGAACGCCATCGACCGCGCCGAGCAGGCCGAAGCCGACAAGAAACAAGCTGAGGACCGCTGCAAGCAG ctggaggaggagcagcaggcCCTCCAGAAGAAGCTGAAGGGGACAGAGGATGAGGTGGAAAAGTATTCTGAATCCGTGAAGGAGGCCCAGGAGAAACTGGAGCAGGCCGAGAAGAAGGCCACTGAT GCTGAGGCAGATGTGGCCTCTCTGAACCGCCGCATTCAGCTGGTTGAGGAGGAGCTGGACCGGGCCCAGGAGCGCCTGGCTACAGCCctgcagaagctggaggaggccgAGAAGGCGGCTGATGAGAGCGAGAG AGGAATGAAGGTCATTGAAAACCGGGCCATGAAGGACGAGGAGAAGATGGAGCTGCAGGAGATGCAGCTGAAGGAGGCCAAGCACATCGCTGAGGATTCAGACCGCAAATACGAAGAG gtggccaggAAGCTGGTGATCCTGGAAGGAGAGCTGGAGCGCTCGGAGGAGAGAGCTGAGGTGGCTGAGAG CCGAGCCAGACAGCTGGAGGAGGAACTTCGAACCATGGACCAGGCCCTCAAGTCCCTGATGGCCTCAGAGGAGGAG TATTCcaccaaagaagataaatatgAAGAGGAGATCAAACTGTTGGAGGAGAAGCTGAAGGAG GCTGAGACCCGAGCAGAGTTTGCTGAGAGGTCTGTGGCAAAGTTGGAGAAAACCATTGATGACCTAGAAG
- the TPM2 gene encoding tropomyosin beta chain isoform X2 has product MDAIKKKMQMLKLDKENAIDRAEQAEADKKQAEDRCKQLEEEQQALQKKLKGTEDEVEKYSESVKEAQEKLEQAEKKATDAEADVASLNRRIQLVEEELDRAQERLATALQKLEEAEKAADESERGMKVIENRAMKDEEKMELQEMQLKEAKHIAEDSDRKYEEVARKLVILEGELERSEERAEVAESKCGDLEEELKIVTNNLKSLEAQADKYSTKEDKYEEEIKLLEEKLKEAETRAEFAERSVAKLEKTIDDLEETLASAKEENVEIHQTLDQTLLELNNL; this is encoded by the exons ATGGACGCCATCAAGAAGAAGATGCAGATGCTGAAGCTGGACAAGGAGAACGCCATCGACCGCGCCGAGCAGGCCGAAGCCGACAAGAAACAAGCTGAGGACCGCTGCAAGCAG ctggaggaggagcagcaggcCCTCCAGAAGAAGCTGAAGGGGACAGAGGATGAGGTGGAAAAGTATTCTGAATCCGTGAAGGAGGCCCAGGAGAAACTGGAGCAGGCCGAGAAGAAGGCCACTGAT GCTGAGGCAGATGTGGCCTCTCTGAACCGCCGCATTCAGCTGGTTGAGGAGGAGCTGGACCGGGCCCAGGAGCGCCTGGCTACAGCCctgcagaagctggaggaggccgAGAAGGCGGCTGATGAGAGCGAGAG AGGAATGAAGGTCATTGAAAACCGGGCCATGAAGGACGAGGAGAAGATGGAGCTGCAGGAGATGCAGCTGAAGGAGGCCAAGCACATCGCTGAGGATTCAGACCGCAAATACGAAGAG gtggccaggAAGCTGGTGATCCTGGAAGGAGAGCTGGAGCGCTCGGAGGAGAGAGCTGAGGTGGCTGAGAG TAAATGTGGGGACCTAGAGGAGGAGCTGAAAATTGTTACCAACAACTTGAAATCCCTGGAGGCCCAGGCGGACAAG TATTCcaccaaagaagataaatatgAAGAGGAGATCAAACTGTTGGAGGAGAAGCTGAAGGAG GCTGAGACCCGAGCAGAGTTTGCTGAGAGGTCTGTGGCAAAGTTGGAGAAAACCATTGATGACCTAGAAG